In Sesamum indicum cultivar Zhongzhi No. 13 linkage group LG8, S_indicum_v1.0, whole genome shotgun sequence, the sequence GCCTTCACAAATATTAGGCCCGCTTTCCTATATTATCAAGGAAGGCATCAATAAATGACAGAACTACACAATCACGTGAAGACATCAAGGTCTCCAGAAGCAGATAATGAAGACAGAACTGAGTAAATAAAAGATACCTGAAATTAAACTaaaccaagaaaattgaacaTTCCAGACACATCATCATAATAAATTCACTCCATTCGCAGACAGAAACCAAGAAGCAAAGgggaaatagaaaagaaatgctgatataattacaaacatgACCAagattttaattctaaaaaatttacagtgatttagaaagagagaaaggaaaaaaattgtttccAAGAACTGACATCTTGTACTCTTTACTGTATCATATTcgattaaatataaaactgaTTCTATATTGCGAATTTTAACGATAAACTCGTATCAGTGAGATACGAACATGTTATGGGGATAAATTAGAGGAAGTTGACAAGATTTGTATGTACCTGGGGCAGCGCCAATGCCAGTGCTTACtgtagaaaagagaaaataaggAAGAAACAAAGAACACTGTGTTAATTTCAACATGCATaggaataaaatatttttagatcaTTTGTTTTTAACACACACAGAGGGTGAGGGAGAGAAGCTCGTAACTAGAAATGAGTATTCCACAATCTAGAAAGTGAATTTTTTCTCCTAtgaaaagagaggaaaaaaaaaaaaccaaaaatacagCCACCTTTAATTACATTCTCAGGAAATCAGAAAGTCCTAAACTCAAGAATAACTAAGAAAgcttttggaggaaaaaattgaaataaataaagaaaacccAGATCATCAAACCATGAACGATAAAGAACTGAAGCTAAACAAACTTACGGCCGCAGTTGCTAATGGAAGGTGCAGAAACATGGCAGGCAGCATGCAGCCCCAACGCCTTGCTCACATTCAGAGTGACCCCCAACTGCGCGCTGTTCTTAAACGCCTCGCAAAGGCACTCCGCGTCGGTTTTGAGCACAGTCTTGAGCCCCGAACAGCACGTGCCCTCCGGCTTCTTCGACGTGCTTCCCGCCGTCACGTAAGACAAACAGTCCGCCATGTTCAAGACCAGACTCGAGCAATCCACCGCCGGGGCCGGGGCCGAATGGCCTGCAGCGGAGACGAAAACTGCTGcggaaaaagcaaaaaacatGCAGAAGAGAGGGAATCTAAAGGCCACTGCCATTTTTGAGAGACTCTGAAGTTGAGAGAGAGTGGAAAACTGCAAGAATTTAGACTGGAGGGGGTTCAATTCAAAGGTGATGAGGGGGTGGGGGCTTCTGTTGTGTTGTATGCTATATGTAAGAAGGGGCGGGAAATGGGAATAGTGGAAAAAGCAAGGGTATAATGGGAATGTGAGTGGGGACACGTGGAGGGCAGGTGTGGAAAGAGGTCTGCGGTTCTGCCATCGATTTTAGGGTTCTACCTTGGAGTGAGAATTTGGGGAGTTCAAAATAATGATGGCTGTGACACTCCAGACAGACcccacattttttaattataaaactaatattgtatttatttatttatttaatacataaataaaaagaataatttaatttaagtattctttttgagattttatgcacttcacataaattttttataattcgattaattacatttattatccTTAACGTTTGTTCTTATTTAACTAAcagatatttaaattagttaaaattaatgaaatttgctgatattagaaaaaaattaaacaaatattcatatttatccacaattaaattataattaatttattataagttaaacaaatttttaaattaaactacttttataaatgtgaaaatctacctcctcacatgcattagtttgtaaaaatttataaaagtagtttggtcagaaaaaaatttgtatgacatacataagttagtaataagtcaattagaataaatatgagttttcactcaattttttttttgctaataccAATatgttcaataaattttaattaatagataaatctgtttattagataaaaataaacatgaatagtattataattatttcttaaataaaatgtgaaatcTAACATGTTTTTCCGTTTCGATAACTTTACTTGACCTTCAATTATACTGTACCAATATTTGTGTCGAttgttcaaatatttaatatattcacgagtaataaaaataatttcagcGTCAAGATCATTAATAACTCAtactcaaaattcataaaattaatatttcgacgtcttatattatattaataattatacgGTGCGAATTTTTTTCCCCATAAAATCAAAGGTAAAATAGAAGAGATTCTCATGTGATTtgacttaattataaatattctcttattgtttaaaaattataaatactatttataatttttttaaataattaaaaatattttgtaattatgataaattaaggGAGccaattgcaattttatttgtatttttaagagGAATAAAATGGTGGTGGTGCAATAGTGCAGTGAATATATTCCTTGGGAACATTCTAGAATTCTTTTCTCtatctttattctttcttcctttcttaGACGCCACACGCTATCTTCAGAATCGTGCTTTCAATTTCCAGATGTCTGGATGCTTTTTGAGccatgtatgtatgtatgtatgcatgcatgcatgatcTCCCCCTCCTGGAAGAGTATATGATTCCCCTTTTCATTGCTATGGTTCATCAAAGTTCACTCATTAATGGAATTCTGTTAACTTTACTCAACTCTTGACCGTGCTATGTTGATGAGATCAATACCTAAGCTGATTGTTCAGTTATCTGATATGTTCATAGTTAAACACAAACGTATAGCCAATAGTCCTACCCGCTTTCTTcttggaaaaaagaaagaagggtGGTAAAAGGTGGGGGGGCCTCCGTTTCGTGCTCCGTCCATCGACtcccaacaaaaaatgaactGACTTTTTGGAAAGTCGTCAACTTTTTTCCAGCTATTCTTGCTTGTTAAGGTAACTCAAGATctttttattgcaaattttcGTGTTCCTGCTCGTATTGTATTTTACATATACACGTTGCGATGTAAAAATATACGCCAATTGTGATCACGTGGAATGTGTTTCCATTGATCTGGAACCATTGCATGCATATTACACATGAGGGAGGCTACAATGCATTATCTTGTAATCATGTCAATATGACTTATTGACATATGATTTTGAAGTTGCGTTCGGATGGAAGGATTTAAATTTAAGGAAAAAGATTTGACGAAAGGACTAAACTCAGTTGAATTCGTTGGAATGGTTTGAAAATAACTCAAAATaggaatttaaaaatttaaaatccatcatAATATGACATTATCAGACAAGCTTAATCGATTTGTTATTATGAATGTAATATCATTTGCTCCGAATCTATTAAGCCAAACGCAACCTGATAGAACAAGAGTCCAAAGATGGCTAGTATTGTCTGTCAGCATGTCACTAAGAACACAAACATCATACAGTAAATGTGGAAAAGAGCAAATCTCTACTGCTCTAGCTAACAGAGATTCTAACCCCAAGGGGCTGTACTAACAATGACCGTCAGCGACAAGGATTCTGAACGACTTCATTACAAAGAATATCATCCAAACCAAACAACTTAAGTTATGACATAGCGGATTTCCAACTGATCGATGTGATGAACGTAACAAAGGACATGTTGCCAATGAGCACCAAGtagtttagaaaattgaaGATTCAAAAGTTTGAAACACTAACTGTATTCACAAAGATGGAGCAAGAGAAGATGCAGATGGAGAACTGAGTCACATCGTTTGAGGAGTGGACTGTCTTTGGACAATAGATACAATAACAGCCACATCGTCAAGCTTCCCACCAGTGTATCCAGCAAAACCGGCTGCTTGAGCTTCATCAGCGAATGGACTTCTCCCAGACATAGAACTACCAACATCTTGTGCTTTTGTTGCCAACAACTCTGCAATTTCCTGAAAGTTTTGATAAAAACCGTGAATCACGGACTGCGATGATTTTGACATGCACCCTAAGAATTCATGGATTCGTATTCTTAAATAATGTCCAATTTAAAATCGGCGAATTACCTAAGATGGAAacttttactaaatttaagACGGAAATTATGGTGAGCTCTGCCTCACATTTACAAACATTTAATTAACATCTAATTCTTTCATTTCACCaaccaaacaaacaaacagaCACTTATTCTCAAGGATTCaagatttttatcttttttgtatgttttgcTCACTTGTGTGCAGCTTGTAGAGAATCATTTTTCTCCTCTAGGAAACTGCATATTTTCTGCAAGAACTACTGTACCTCCAGCTTTTTATCAGCTGCAAGTGAATTCACGACTATTGACGAAATTTCTTGGTCATATAAATTGTCGAGAAGTCCATCGGTTGCAGTGATGATCATATCATCTTCCTCTAAATCAACTCTGTACAACTGAAGCCAAAAGAAATCGAAAAAATAGTAACCACAATTCACGCAACAACTAATACAACTTTTACccctttttttcctaaatgcaattcttttttatagtttagaCAGAGCATACCTCAGCAAGATGAGAGGGGTCGTCGCCTGTTTCAATTCGCTTCGTGAAATGAAATGCATGGACCATAGGTGAAGATCTCTTGTAAACAGCACCATGCCGCAGAACAATAAATCCTGAGTCTCCAACATTGGCCACATGAAGATCCTGACCAACAAGTTGAGCAATCAAAACTGTTGAGGGCCCAGGATAGTGTGTTTCAGCAACACTGAGATTAAGCAATTCCATGGGATTGTTTAATGAATCTCCATTGTGATCAGCGATGAACTTTTCACAGTTTTTCATGAGCTCTCGAGCATAAACTCCTTGTTTGGTCCCTAAAGAGAAAGAACAGCATAATAGTTATCTTGAcgtattttactattttaggATGCTGACTCAATTGGGatatcaagaattttcttcagGATAAAACTGCCTTGTGTGAACTCACTGGCTGAAACTGGTTAATAGTTCAAAGACAGAAAACTTTCAAGAGTGGAAGATGCTAGAGAATTACAGTAAGTACTATGAGGATGGATACCTTCCAGTGACCACTGACCAACTCCATCAGCTACACCTAGCCATGTTTGACCAGCAATGAAATACGCATCCTCTCCACCTGTCAACACCtggaatttattattttttgaattactCACTCATACTGTTGTGACAACAGAAAGATAACTAACTAGTCACATTTTCAGTAAGAAATTTCCATTTAGTCCATATGTTGGCTAAAGCACTTAACTGGTTGATACAGCTGCAACAATTCCGTCTTCTCGATTTACACTTTAAACCATGCAAACTCAAActtatgtatacatatattatatatgtcaatagttttaataaaatggacCTGAAACTTCCATCAGTGGCATATCTAGGAAAAAATTTAGGCTACTTTATTGCTGCTTGGTTTGATCCCTGTCCGTCTAGCATTAAATAAACCGATCTCTtgtaacttaaattattttaagaaatgaagATCAAACTTTTAAAACGCACAAAGAAACGAGAAGGAAATGAATGGAAATCAATCCCTGTGTTTTATTGATGTTGCAATAAGTTTTCACTAGGGGCATTATCTTTCTCAGACGGGTGCCAGCAAATGCCATAAGTAGTAAACCGGTGTCAGTTTCTAGTTCATGTTTAGCCCCTAGCCTCTAATAGAAACATTTTGGACTCACTTAAAGAAGTGGTTGCATAACATGGTTGAACTCTGAAATGGAGGCTAGAGTAAGAAGGAAATGGTCATGAGATACCTTAGAAGGATGCGGCAACAAAGCAGCACCGGAAGATAAAACAAAGTTCGTTTGCAAGATTTCCTGGCTGTTAAGAGCAATGTATCAGATGTCCACACATCTGATAAGGTGTTATTATCATGCAGAAATATTAGACATCAACTACCAAAGTAATCTTCTGAGGAATGGTATTCAATGACTTTGCACTCCCAAAAGTAGATACAATAAAACAAGTGATCAGATGTCAGATACAGGGTTTCAGTGATTAGCGGAGAATGCCTGGTTATCAATAATACAATGGATCACA encodes:
- the LOC105169205 gene encoding non-specific lipid-transfer protein-like protein At2g13820 encodes the protein MAVAFRFPLFCMFFAFSAAVFVSAAGHSAPAPAVDCSSLVLNMADCLSYVTAGSTSKKPEGTCCSGLKTVLKTDAECLCEAFKNSAQLGVTLNVSKALGLHAACHVSAPSISNCGLSTGIGAAPALSPLALSPSSIAGAPTTGIGANEAAPAPAPGSSGSSTLTTSIGSFVLTMVAAVSFALF